The DNA segment AAAATCTGATATACATAAACTGAAGGTCGGGATATGCGGTGCAAGCGGTTACACGGGCATTGAACTGCTCAGGATCCTTGCGCTCCATCCTCATGTCGAGGTAACTGCGGTCACGTCTGAAAAGTCTGCAGGCAAAAAACTGCAGGAGGTATTCCCCTCCCTCTCTGCTTACCCTAATCATACGTTCGAGCCGATGGACAGGGAACACCTTCTGCATAAGGCAGATCTCTTCTTCCTGGCGCTTCCTCACGGCGCTTCGCAGGAGGCTGTGCATTATTTTTTCAGTAAGGGGAAGAAGGTAATAGACCTTTCGGCAGATTACCGGATCCATGATGCAGACATCTATGCAGCGTGGTATGGCCTTCTGCATAACTACAAGGATACGCTCAAGAAGGCTGTGTATGGGCTTCCCGAGATCTACCGGAAAAAGATACAAAAAGCACGGCTCATCGCAAATCCGGGATGCTACCCGACCAGCGCGATCCTTGGACTGATGCCTGCCCTGAAGCAGGGGATCATTGACCCTGCAACGATCACCATTGACTCAAAATCAGGCACGAGCGGTGCAGGCAGAAAGGCTGATCTTGGAGTCTCTTTTTGCGAGGTGAACGAAGGGTTCAAGGCATATGGCATTGCAACGCACCGGCACACGCCTGAGATCGAACAGGAAATATCGGCTCTTGCCGGCAAAAAGGTGATGGCCAATTTCACACCGCATCTTCTTCCTGTTGACCGGGGTATCCTCTCTACGATCTATGCCAGACTGACAAAAAAGATCGATACAGCGGCCGTGCTGGGCCTCTACCGCAAGGCATACGCAAGGGAACCGTTTGTGCGGGTCCTTTCCGGGGAGATGCTGCCTAACATAAAACATGTCCGGGGGACGAACACGTGCGAGATCGGCGTCAGGACCAATGCACGGACGAACACGCTCATTATCGTGTCTGCCATTGACAATCTGGTCAAAGGCGCTTCAGGACAGGCTGTGCATAACATGAACCTCATGATGGGATTTGATGAGACTGAAGGCATATCCCAGCTTGCCCTTTTCCCTTAAAGAGGGAGAACCCTATGCAGTTCTCTCCGTCTCTGTTCAGCCCTGTCGGTTATAATTGTTAGCCGTATGACAGATCAGAACAGGGCAGCCCGGCAGTGCACCATCGGCGTGATCTCCGACACTCACGGGCTTTTACGGCCCCAGGCGGTCGGTGCTCTTGAAGGCTCAGATCTCATTGTTCACGCAGGAGACATCGGCAGCCCTGAGGTCCTCAACAGGCTGAAGACAATCGCCCCGCTGTTTGCCGTCCGCGGCAACACTGACCACGGCCCCTGGCTTAAAGGCATCCCGGTCGCGGAGAGCGTTCAATGGTGCGGATTCTTTTTCCATATTCTCCATGACCTTGCCAGGCTTGATCTTGATCCCCAGGCAGCCGGCATGCATATCCTGATCAGCGGCCACACCCATATTCCCGCCATTACAAGGAAGCAGGGGATCCTTTATCTGAATCCGGGCAGCGCCGGACCGCGGCGCTTTTCACTTCCGATCACGCTCGGCCGCATAACTATTAAGAAGAAGGAGCTGTCACCGGAGATCATAAGCCTGGAGCAGTAACCGTTCCTGCTACTTGAGAGGGATCGTAACGGTCAGGGAGAAGAGATTGCCATAGGTATTGTTCACCTTGATATCTCCTCCGTGAGAACGAATGATGTAGCGTGAGATGTAGAGGCCAAGCCCTTTTCCTTCGATTTGTGCGTTCTTCGTATTTCTTCCGCGGTAGAAAGGATCAAAGATATGTTTCAGATCGCTATGATCTAAAGTTTTGCAGGTATTCGTGATCGTTATGGATATCTTTCTCTCGTCCTTCTGAATTGCCATGGTAATGGAGCCGGACGCAGGCGTGTATTTGACGGCATTATCCATAAGGTTCTCGATCGTCCTTCGTATGAGGACCTCGTCACAGTGACAAAGAGCTGAATCTGAACCTGACAGCGTAAATAGTATCCCCTGGTCTGCCAATAGCGCAGTATAGGTTTTTGCCACCGCACCGACGATCTTCACAATATCAACTTCGTTTTTGAACAAATCCAGAAGTTTGAACTTGGATGAAGCAAGGAGATAGAGGTTATTCAGCAGGCCAATAATACGGTCCACTTCCCTCAGACTGAGCTGAAGAGTGTCCTTGTAATCCTCGATCGATCGTTCCTTTCTGAGGGTCACCTCAAGATTGCCCTTTAGTGATGCGAGCGGAGACCGCAATTCGTGCGTAACATTTGAGGAGAACGTCTCCTGGAACGTAAAGAAATCGGATATCTTCTCCATCGCGTGATTCACAAGAAAACGGCTGGTCAGATAGGAGAACAGGAACATGGCAGGCAGCGCTATCAGCATCATGTAGAGAAAGTTCTTCCGGTACTTTCGTGTCTCGGTCAGCGACATGGCCGCTCGTCCTACATACGTCCCATCAAGGGGGAAATAGGAGATCATGAAGTCGTTGTACCCTATCTTCTGAACCGTGAAGGTATTTTTTCCGTTAAATGCCTTATTCAGAAGGACCGTATCGAGTTCAGGATAGAAATTCACAGAGTTCCTTGTTGACACCACCACGCCGCCATCTTTATTCAGTATCTGGAAGAAATGCTCATCCCAGAGGTTTTTTATGGGATCAAGACCTGACCGCCTGTATTGGTCGAGAAACTCGCTCTGTATGTCCTCTCTCATGTGGCGCTTCGCCCCGCTCATGATGCTCTGATGCAGGAAGACATAGCTTACGATCAGGATGATGGCATTGAAGATCAGAATAACAGATGTGAAGATTCGCGCAAGCCTCTTTTTTGTGGGAACGATCATCGGGAATCCCCGGCAGGGCTCAGTTGTCAATCATATATCCGACTCCCCGTACACTTCGTATAAGGTTCAGGATATTCGCTTCGTCAAGCCGCTCCCTGAGCGACTTGATATGTACATCAACAATGTTTGTGTTCGGATTGAAATCATATCCCCAGACATTTTCAAGGATCTGGGTACGGGAAAGCACACGGCCCCTGTTCCTGAGAAGATAGACCAGAATGGCATATTCCTTTGGTCTGAGCAGGATCTCTTTGCCGCCCACAAATGCCCTGTGCGCAAGTGCGTCGATCTTCAGTTCCCCGCAGATGAGCTCGGTCAGTTTATCCTGCTTGCGGCGAAGCAATGCCCGCACACGCGCAAGGAATTCATCAAAGGAAAACGGTTTGGTCATGTAATCATCGGCTCCGCTGTCAAGACCGGTGACTTTATCATCAATCGTATCCCGCGCAGTAAGCATCATAATAGGCGACTGAATGCCTTTTTTTCTGATCTCCCTGCAGAGCTCGATGCCGCTCATGTTGGGGAGCATAATGTCGAGAATGATCATGTCGTACTCGTTAACCCCGACAAAACTGAGCCCCTCTTCCGCATCGACACCATGGTCGATCGTATAGTGCTCCTCCTCCAGCCCCTTTTTGATAAAGTTCGCTACACCTTTTTCATCTTCGACCAGTAGTATTCTCATAGGCAATATTGTATCACAGACCTCCTGATTTCATTAAGATCGATTCAAACTTCTGCGACAGCAATAAAATATCCCCCCTGGCGAAACGTCTGCAGACACTTACCATCTCGGCTCGTATTTCCGGTCTTCACAAATTTCCCGCTCTTCGTCCCTGACCAGCCTGTTGTCCTCCCAGACCCTCTCACGCACAATTCTGCATCTGGTTCTCTCATTGTATCCCCGGGGCTCGGCATAATACCGTCCGCGACGGTCTTCCGTGTAATACTCAACCGGCCTGTCATGATAGTATGCCTCGCGTCCGCCGCGGTAGCCAACATCAGCAATCGTTGCTCCGGTAATTGCACCGATCAGGCCGCCGATCACTCCTCCCCGCCAGGGGTTCCTGTGATCCAGGATCGCTCCGGCAGTACCGCCAACAGCTGCGCCCGTGCTGACACCCTGCGCATGATAGGGAGTGCATCCTGACATCATACCGCCCAGACCGAGCAGTATCGCAATACAGATCATTGTTTTCATGGAAGATCCTCCTTGTTCATTAAACATTGAAATCCCAATTTGGTTTCATCTTTGCACAGTTCAGACCAAAAACTCAAATGAAATTTATTTCACCGACGTTCTTCTTCGCAGCATTATTTGAGTCAATTCCCGGGAAATATGTATCTTGACAGTGATGCGGGTATGATGTAGCATTTCAATATAAGACCTGAATTGGCTCGCAGGAATATTGTCTAAGGGGGTGATGACTTAGAGCTGATGTTGACCGGCAGCTGGTAAAAGATCAAAAAATGAAAAAATATGACGTTTTCTGAAAGGAGAGGATTATGAAGAGGATCGTTTTAGTAATTGCTGTAGCATTAATGCTCTGTATCAGCGCGAATATGGCTGAGGCTTATGTATGGGGTACTGATTATCCCTTTACCGGAGATTTTTCCACGATTTATGACCGATACAGCTGGGACGGCTGGAACCATCTGAACCTGACTATGAACTCGACAAGAGCGACCGCCTCCGCTACCCAGATAAGTCCTGACGGAATCCCGGGGGTGTATTATTGGGCAGACTATTACACCACGTATTATGATCTGTATATCTCTTACGATGGGTATAACTGGTACCATTACGGTTCTTACTATCTGTAATATCTCTTCCCCTGCCTGTGATATACGGGAGGTAAGAGAACGTAAAAGGGGATGTCTTTTTCAGGGACATCCCCTTTAATTTCATTTGGGAGATATCTGTTTTTTTATGAGGTCGTTAAATAAATCTTTCACCTGACCCGGCACCTTGTCCTTAAGCTCAGGAGGCATTTCTTTGTGGATGACTCCTGGAGGCAGGCCGCTGCCAGCAGGTTTTTTCTCCAGGATTGACATCGAATCTTTTTTCTCCTGCGGGACCGGGGCAACAGTCACCTGCGCGGGCTTCCCTTGCGACTGCCGGGTAGCGGCTATTTTTACTTCAATCCTGTCTTCACCTCTGACCATCAACACCCTCTCATGATGAACTTCAGCCAAGGTATAGCCGCTTAACGATTTCCCCAGCATCAGCGACTGCTGTCTCTTTCCCCTGCCCGGACTGCTGCGAGGGGCTTTCCGGTCTTCCATGAATGCAATAGCTGTCGTATCGGTTATTAAAGTGCCGTACAGCAGAAACTCAGGCATTGCTGCAAGTTGTGTGTCTTTTGTTTCCGCAGGTATTTTTCTTTCCGGATGAAATACGTTCTGGTCCGAAACAATAAGATATTCCGCTGATGGAGGCGGCTGAAACAGAGCCACCGCCGGGACAGCCTGCGGGGGCGGGCCAATGTTGGGAGCAGGCTGCGGGAATGCTGTTTTCTCCCCAAGAGCAGGCAACAAATAGGAATTAACTGATATGTAGATCCCAACCAGCAGGAGCAGATTGATTACATTTATATGTCGTATCGCGGCCTTTATCATATTAATCACGCACAGATGCCTTTCAAGTATACAACAACGGGACCAGATGCCACGTTGTATTTTAACCTTCAGATAAAAAGAACGCCAGCCCTGAACATTCCGTTGACGCTCTGTCCGGATTAATGCTATATTGTGCATATGCACAATATAGGAAGACCGGCCCATGTCCCCGAGATGTAAGAAGCCCCGGACCTGCGCCTGCACATTCAAGGGGAAGGCCTTTAAGCCCGTTGGCATCCCCCTGGCAGAAATTGAAAAGATCATGCTCTATCCTGACGAACTTGAAGCCCTGAAGCTCTGCGACGTTGACGGCCTCTCCCAGGAAGAGGCAGGCAACAGGATGGGCATATCCCGTGGAACTGTGCAGAGGATCCTTGCCAGTGCGCGCCAGAAAGCGGCCAGCGCTCTTACCCAGTGCAAAGCGCTCGTCCTTGAAAAAACCGTCTGCAAAAAAGGAGAAACACAATGAAAGTATGCTTCCCGGTTAAAGACTCACCCTCTCTTGAAAGCGAAGTGTACGGACACTTCGGCTCAGCTCCCGCATTTGTACTTGTTGATACGGATAACAATGACCTGAAGGTAATCGCTAATGCAGATCAGCATCATACTCACGGCATGTGCAGTCCGATCAGGGCATTAGGCGGCCATGATATTGACTGCGTTGTTGTCGGCGGTATCGGAGGCGGCGCGCTCACGAAGCTCAATCAATCAGGGATCAAAGTTTATAAGGCAGCGGCAAGGACCGTAACGGAGAACCTTGCCCTTTTCACTGCCGGCAGCCTGTCCCCCTTTGTGCCGGGACATGTTTGCGGCGGACATGCAAACGGCTCGGCCTGCTCACATCACTAATTCTGATTCAGGAAAGGAACTATCATGGATAAAAAGAAATTCGTTTTCATCATCACCCAGTCCTATGACCGGCCAGACCTTGTGGCAGGCGCATTTCAGCTCGCAACCAACATGAAGGCCTTTGATGCAGAAATAGACTTCTTTCTTATGGATAACGGCGCGCTGTTAGGCAAAAAAGGTTTTGCCGAGACGCTCACGTATCAGAAAAAAGACGAGTTCTCACCCCTGCATCAGCTTATGAACACACTTATCGAGGACTTTGACTGCAAATTCTACATCTGCGCATCATGCGTAAAACACTATGAGCTGGACAAGACTGAACTGATCAGGAACGCGTCGGTCAAACCCGGTTCGTATTTGGGCGAGATGCTTATGGAGCGCCAAGGGCTTACGTTCTAAACCGTCTGTTAAACGCTAAGGTTACTGCTTTCGCTCGAACACCTTGCCTGCCACAAGCACAAATACCACTGCCAGGCCGGTTATAACGAGCATATCCAGTGAGAGCGAAAAGTCTGCGCTCATCCGTCCGGTCTCATGCGGAAAGACAATGTTCTTCAGCGCATCAACACCGTAGGTGAGCGGGTTCAGCTTTGAAAGGAACTTCAGCACCGCCGGAAGGAGCTTGACCGGATACATGGCGCCGGACAGGAAGAACATCGGCATCACAATAAAGTTCATGATCACGCTGAAGCTCTCATAACTGTCATAAAAGGATGCAAGCAAAATTCCAAAGGCTGCGAGAGCAAAAGAAAGGATCGCCGAGACAAGGATCACGCCTAACACCTGCATTGGGTCAAGTCTGAGTCCGATAATCGGGAAGAGGCAGAGTACGATAATGGCCTGGAATGTGGAGAGCACCATGCCGCTGGTTGCCTTGCCGACCACGACAGAAAACCTGGATACAGGCGCCACAAGGATCTCTTTCATGAACCCGAACTCCTTGTCCCATATGATCGAGATGGAAGAGAAGATCGCACTGAAGAGAATGGTCATGCCGAGGATGCCGGGGAATATGAACTGTATGTATGAAACATTCTCGCCGCCCGGAACGAGACGCGACATGCCGCCGCCGATAAGAAAGAGCCAGAGCAGCGGGCGGGCAAGCGTTGAGACGAGTCTGGACTTTTCCCTGATGAATTTCTTGAATTCACGGGCAACGATCACATAGATAACATTAGTCTCTATCATGCCGTTTCCTGTATGAGCGCACCATGGATTTAATATCGTCATTGGCTGAACCATTCCCTTCGCGGATCTCTTTGCCGGTGAGTTTCAGAAAAACATCGTTCAGCGTCGGCCTCTGCATACGCACGGAAAGCACGCTCTCGCCGACCTCACGGATCAAGGCCGGGATGCAGGCCTCTCCCTTCATGGCAGAGATAAAGATCTCGCCATCCTTCTCGGAGACATCCGTCTCAAAAAGCTTTCTGATATCTTCCATCGCCTTTCTGTTGTCCGTTGTCTTGAGATAGATCACGTCGCCGCCGACGATCTTCTTCAGTTCAGCAGGTGTGCCTGAGGCGATGATCCTGCCCTTATCAATGATCGCTATGTTGTCGCAGACCTCTGCCTCCTCCATATAATGCGTGGTCATGAAGATCGTTACCTTATGCTTTTCCTGCAGGCCCTTGATGAACTCCCAGAGGCTTGCCCTGCTCTGGGGGTCAAGGCCAAGTGTAGGTTCGTCAAGGAAAAGCACCTTTGGCCTGTGGATAAGACCGCGTGCAACCTCAAGCCTCCGTTTCATGCCTCCTGAGAATTTCTTTACCAGGTCGTCCGCACGGTCTGTAAGACCTGCAAACTGCAGGGCTTCCTCCACCCTCTGCTTCCGATCCGACTTTGGGACATTGTACAGGTACGCATGAAAGACCAGGTTCTCCCGCGCGGTGAGGTCCTTGTCGAGAGAGCTGTCCTGAAAGACAATGCCGATAGCGCTTCTCACCTTTGACGATTCCTGGTTGCAGTCAAAGCCATTGATAAAAGTTTTGCCTGATGTCGGTCCAAGCAGGGTGCAGAGAATGCTGATCGTGGTCGTCTTGCCAGCGCCGTTTGGGCCGAGAAAGCCGAAGATCGTACCCTCTTCAACATCAAAGGAGACATCATCTACTGCGGTTATATTTCCGAACTTCTTTACCAGGTTCTCGACTCGTATCATCGCCATCTTAAAAGTTTACCAGAAATACGCCCAGACCTGCGAATCGATCAGAAATCCAGCGGGCTCTTCGTCTCTTTGATGGTCCTGCTCGGCACACAATGCGTATAGATCATCGTTGTCCTTACGTCGCTGTGTCCAAGCAGAGTCTGAATCGTGCGGATGTCGTAATTAGCCTGCAAAAGGTGTGTAGCGAACGAGTGGCGGAAGGTGTGGCAGGTAACGCGTTTGGTGAGCCTGGCCCTACGGACCGCCTCGTAAAGCGCCTCCTGAACATGGGACTCATGCAGGTGATAACGCCGCAGTTCCTGCTTTGCCGGGATCGGGGTCAGCGACTTCTGCGGAAAAAACCATTGCCAGGTGAAATCCTTACCAGCTGAGGGGTATTTCTTTTCGAGCCTGTCCTCTAAAAAAACGCCTGCATAACCCTTTGCAAGATCCTCATCGTGAAGTTTCTTTATGGCCTCAAACTGGGCCGTCAGCTCCGGCATGATCGACTGCGGAATAGGCACAGTCCGGTCTTTACCGCCCTTTCCATGGGCCGTGAGGATTCCAGCGTCAAAATTGAAATCCTGCGCCCGCACTTTCACACACTCAAAGAGACGAAGCCCGCAGCCATAAAGCAGTTTGACCACAAGGCTGTAAGGATGTTCGAGATACTTCAAA comes from the Nitrospirota bacterium genome and includes:
- a CDS encoding DUF134 domain-containing protein — its product is MSPRCKKPRTCACTFKGKAFKPVGIPLAEIEKIMLYPDELEALKLCDVDGLSQEEAGNRMGISRGTVQRILASARQKAASALTQCKALVLEKTVCKKGETQ
- a CDS encoding glycine zipper 2TM domain-containing protein — encoded protein: MKTMICIAILLGLGGMMSGCTPYHAQGVSTGAAVGGTAGAILDHRNPWRGGVIGGLIGAITGATIADVGYRGGREAYYHDRPVEYYTEDRRGRYYAEPRGYNERTRCRIVRERVWEDNRLVRDEEREICEDRKYEPRW
- a CDS encoding N-acetyl-gamma-glutamyl-phosphate reductase gives rise to the protein MKKSDIHKLKVGICGASGYTGIELLRILALHPHVEVTAVTSEKSAGKKLQEVFPSLSAYPNHTFEPMDREHLLHKADLFFLALPHGASQEAVHYFFSKGKKVIDLSADYRIHDADIYAAWYGLLHNYKDTLKKAVYGLPEIYRKKIQKARLIANPGCYPTSAILGLMPALKQGIIDPATITIDSKSGTSGAGRKADLGVSFCEVNEGFKAYGIATHRHTPEIEQEISALAGKKVMANFTPHLLPVDRGILSTIYARLTKKIDTAAVLGLYRKAYAREPFVRVLSGEMLPNIKHVRGTNTCEIGVRTNARTNTLIIVSAIDNLVKGASGQAVHNMNLMMGFDETEGISQLALFP
- a CDS encoding DsrE family protein, yielding MDKKKFVFIITQSYDRPDLVAGAFQLATNMKAFDAEIDFFLMDNGALLGKKGFAETLTYQKKDEFSPLHQLMNTLIEDFDCKFYICASCVKHYELDKTELIRNASVKPGSYLGEMLMERQGLTF
- a CDS encoding diguanylate cyclase: MKVCFPVKDSPSLESEVYGHFGSAPAFVLVDTDNNDLKVIANADQHHTHGMCSPIRALGGHDIDCVVVGGIGGGALTKLNQSGIKVYKAAARTVTENLALFTAGSLSPFVPGHVCGGHANGSACSHH
- a CDS encoding ABC transporter ATP-binding protein, giving the protein MAMIRVENLVKKFGNITAVDDVSFDVEEGTIFGFLGPNGAGKTTTISILCTLLGPTSGKTFINGFDCNQESSKVRSAIGIVFQDSSLDKDLTARENLVFHAYLYNVPKSDRKQRVEEALQFAGLTDRADDLVKKFSGGMKRRLEVARGLIHRPKVLFLDEPTLGLDPQSRASLWEFIKGLQEKHKVTIFMTTHYMEEAEVCDNIAIIDKGRIIASGTPAELKKIVGGDVIYLKTTDNRKAMEDIRKLFETDVSEKDGEIFISAMKGEACIPALIREVGESVLSVRMQRPTLNDVFLKLTGKEIREGNGSANDDIKSMVRSYRKRHDRD
- a CDS encoding GHKL domain-containing protein, with the translated sequence MIVPTKKRLARIFTSVILIFNAIILIVSYVFLHQSIMSGAKRHMREDIQSEFLDQYRRSGLDPIKNLWDEHFFQILNKDGGVVVSTRNSVNFYPELDTVLLNKAFNGKNTFTVQKIGYNDFMISYFPLDGTYVGRAAMSLTETRKYRKNFLYMMLIALPAMFLFSYLTSRFLVNHAMEKISDFFTFQETFSSNVTHELRSPLASLKGNLEVTLRKERSIEDYKDTLQLSLREVDRIIGLLNNLYLLASSKFKLLDLFKNEVDIVKIVGAVAKTYTALLADQGILFTLSGSDSALCHCDEVLIRRTIENLMDNAVKYTPASGSITMAIQKDERKISITITNTCKTLDHSDLKHIFDPFYRGRNTKNAQIEGKGLGLYISRYIIRSHGGDIKVNNTYGNLFSLTVTIPLK
- a CDS encoding metallophosphoesterase family protein, translated to MTDQNRAARQCTIGVISDTHGLLRPQAVGALEGSDLIVHAGDIGSPEVLNRLKTIAPLFAVRGNTDHGPWLKGIPVAESVQWCGFFFHILHDLARLDLDPQAAGMHILISGHTHIPAITRKQGILYLNPGSAGPRRFSLPITLGRITIKKKELSPEIISLEQ
- a CDS encoding ABC transporter permease: MIETNVIYVIVAREFKKFIREKSRLVSTLARPLLWLFLIGGGMSRLVPGGENVSYIQFIFPGILGMTILFSAIFSSISIIWDKEFGFMKEILVAPVSRFSVVVGKATSGMVLSTFQAIIVLCLFPIIGLRLDPMQVLGVILVSAILSFALAAFGILLASFYDSYESFSVIMNFIVMPMFFLSGAMYPVKLLPAVLKFLSKLNPLTYGVDALKNIVFPHETGRMSADFSLSLDMLVITGLAVVFVLVAGKVFERKQ
- a CDS encoding response regulator transcription factor, whose product is MRILLVEDEKGVANFIKKGLEEEHYTIDHGVDAEEGLSFVGVNEYDMIILDIMLPNMSGIELCREIRKKGIQSPIMMLTARDTIDDKVTGLDSGADDYMTKPFSFDEFLARVRALLRRKQDKLTELICGELKIDALAHRAFVGGKEILLRPKEYAILVYLLRNRGRVLSRTQILENVWGYDFNPNTNIVDVHIKSLRERLDEANILNLIRSVRGVGYMIDN